From a region of the Odontesthes bonariensis isolate fOdoBon6 chromosome 4, fOdoBon6.hap1, whole genome shotgun sequence genome:
- the poll gene encoding DNA polymerase lambda, whose protein sequence is MEPRHGIVKAFPKVKRAKALQGKDAPPLKRKPDECDVTGNTFSGVTVYLLPAGIGNARCQIFERQIQQNGGQTENTLSPSVTHVVVGDGMDSNRALRLLKVDCMPSGVHLVKCTWLSLCISEKKLLDVDSYSLLLSKRGSETKHENTKEELPTVKPAAKTTTEPVTQTKQEETVNLTVPDRKEEIRGEEDGVSQSDLEALISGQHPKEEAPSSSINPDPDAATQKPVSGKWVCAQSSQSKSNNFNKHITEKLEVLAKAYTHQGDKWRALGYSKAVNALKSYHKPVTSYQEACQIPGIGKRMADKIEEIMESGHLRKLDHIGEAVPVLELFTNIWGAGAKTAQLWYQQGFRTLEDIGTKAHLNNTQKIGLKHYDDFLDRMPREEATAIEKVVRDATQTINPGLVAMACGSYRRGKATCGDVDVLISHPDGKSHKGIFSKVLQILHDSGFLTDDLVSHEENGEQKKYMGVCRLPGPGHRHRRLDVIVVPYEEFACALMYFTGSAHFNRSLRALAKTKHMSLSEHSLNKDVVRQGSVKVHGGTPLPTLTEKDVFSLLGVPYRLPRERDW, encoded by the exons ATGGAGCCTCGTCACGGGATCGTGAAAGCTTTCCCCAAAGTTAAAAGGGCCAAAGCGCTACAGGGAAAGGATGCACCCCCACTAAAGAGGAAACCTGATGAGTGTGATGTCACAG GAAATACTTTCAGTGGAGTCACGGTTTACCTTCTGCCTGCTGGAATTGGGAATGCCAGATGCCAGATCTTCGAACGACAAATCCAGCAGAATGGAGGACAAACTGAGAATACACTGAGTCCCAGTGTAACTCATGTCGTTGTGGGTGACGGCATGGACAGCAACAGGGCTCTGCGCTTGCTGAAAGTGGATTGTATGCCCTCTGGTGTCCATCTGGTGAAATGCACTTGGTTGAGCTTGTGCATCAGTGAGAAGAAACTGCTGGACGTAGACAGCTACAGTCTTCTTTTATCAAAGAG GGGCTCAGAAACGAAGCACGAGAACACAAAAGAAGAATTGCCAACTGTCAAACCTGCTGCTAAAACTACCACAGAACCAGTGACTCAAACCAAGCAAGAGGAAACCGTAAAcctg ACAGTTCCAGACAGGAAAGAGGAAATACGAGGAGAAGAAGACGGCGTCTCTCAAAGTGACCTCGAAGCTCTCATCTCTGGCCAGCATCCCAAAGAggaagctcccagctccagcATAAACCCCGATCCAGACGCTGCTACTCAGAAACCAGTCTCAGGGAAGTGGGTCTGCGCCCAGTCTTCCCAGTCTAAAAGTAATAACTTCAACAAGCACATCACAGAGAAGCTTGAAGTGCTGGCCAAGGCCTACACACATCAGGGGGACAAGTGGAGGGCACTGGGTTACTCCAAGGCTGTCAACGCACTGAAGAGCTACCATAAGCCTGTTACATCGTACCAG GAAGCTTGTCAGATCCCAGGAATAGGAAAACGCATGGCTGACAAAATCGAGGAAATCATGGAGAGTGGCCACCTGCGGAAGCTGGATCACATCGGGGAGGCCGTGCCAGTTTTAGAGCTTTTCACCAACATCTGGGGAGCAGGAGCAAAGACCGCTCAACTTTGGTACCAACAG GGATTTCGCACTTTGGAGGACATCGGCACAAAAGCCCACCTGAACAACACTCAGAAAATAGGACTGAAGCACTACGATGACTTTTTAGACCGAATGCCCAGAGAGGAAGCAACAGCTATCGAGAAAGTG gtgAGGGATGCTACACAAACCATCAACCCAGGCCTTGTGGCGATGGCCTGCGGCTCCTACCGTCGGGGAAAAGCTACATGTGGAGATGTTGATGTGCTAATATCTCACCCGGATGGCAAGTCCCACAAGGGAATTTTCAGCAAAGTGCTGCAGATCCTTCATGACAGTG GCTTTTTGACAGATGACCTGGTGAGCCACGAGGAGAACGGAGAGCAGAAGAAGTACATGGGTGTGTGCCGTTTGCCGGGACCCGGCCACCGCCATCGCCGGCTGGACGTCATCGTAGTGCCTTACGAAGAGTTTGCCTGCGCGCTCATGTATTTCACAGGGTCGGCACACTTCAACCGCTCTTTGAGAGCCCTGGCAAAGACGAAGCATATGAGCTTATCCGAACACTCGCTGAACAAAGATGTGGTCCGTCAAGGTAGCGTGAAGGTGCATGGTGGCACCCCACTTCCTACACTGACAGAGAAGGATGTTTTTAGTCTTTTAGGCGTACCGTACAGACTGCCTCGTGAAAGGGACTGGTGA
- the wbp1lb gene encoding WW domain binding protein 1-like b isoform X1, which translates to MRGVCSGLKMGLFLHAVGSVTPTESAVDRSLLHCEGVNNQSYFCESGHCCGESQCCSYYYELWWFWLVWAIIFILSCCCVCHHRRTKHRLQQQQRQHEINLIAYREAHNYPPVPFYFRFLPNYLLPEYEEVVNRPPTPPPPYTALHAGPSSVASSPLASEQQDGQCSAVQSPPVAPASDGLCCRPSIEEPQPPTLDFRPKPDTKSMQTSQDSGVILLSDGLNMEGLTNQEKKTGSGDESCKDPLLKDFSLSEGCTEDKERLPNGRRRRFTGDSGIEVCVCGPRGSSSCTGAGGTGQDGKELRELESLLGRDADEDDEEGEEAGDFCDSCGHRASYSVEEEQVLGGVERRAGRGPAGTPQPAHSVGSGSLHPPVCLLLHTINEQDGPAHSTSTEPQG; encoded by the exons ATGAGAGGCGTATGTTCGGGTCTTAAAATGGGATTGTTTTTGCACGCTGTTGGCTCTGTCACCCCCACGGAGTCTGCAGTAGACCGG AGCCTGCTCCACTGTGAGGGTGTCAACAATCAGAGCTACTTCTGTGAGTCCGGACACTGCTGCGGAGAGTCCCAGTGCTGCAGCTACTACTATGAGCTCTGGT GGTTTTGGCTGGTGTGGGCGATCATCTTCATTTTGAGCTGCTGCTGCGTGTGTCACCATCGCCGCACTAAACAccggctgcagcagcaacaacggCAGCACGAGATCAACCTCATAGCTTATCGTGAAGCACACAACTACCCCCCTGTGCCCTTTTACTTCA ggTTTCTGCCCAACTACCTCCTCCCTGAATATGAAGAGGTGGTCAATCGACCACcgactcctccccctccttacACTGCCTTACATGCAGGCCCATCCTCGGTGGCTTCGAGTCCCCTGGCTTCTGAGCAGCAGGACGGACAATGTTCAGCCGTCCAGTCCCCTCCAGTTGCTCCAGCCTCTGATGGTCTGTGTTGCAGACCCAGCATAGAGGAACCACAACCTCCTACCTTAGACTTTAGGCCAAAGCCTGATACCAAATCCATGCAAACATCACAAGATTCAGGTGTGATACTCCTGTCAGATGGGCTCAACATGGAGGGACTCAccaaccaggagaaaaaaactGGAAGTGGGGACGAGTCCTGCAAAGACCCCCTGCTAAAGGATTTCAGCCTGTCAGAAGGTTGTACCGAGGATAAAGAGCGGCTCCCCAATGGAAGGCGGAGACGATTCACAGGGGACTCTGGgatagaggtgtgtgtgtgcggccCACGTGGAAGCAGCAGTTGCACTGGAGCTGGAGGGACAGGCCAGGACGGCAAGGAGTTGAGGGAGCTGGAGAGCCTGCTGGGGCGGGATGCAGATGAAGACgatgaggagggagaggaggcggGCGACTTCTGTGACAGCTGCGGACATCGCGCCTCCTATAGTgtggaggaggagcaggtgCTCGGGGGGGTGGAGAGGAGGGCCGGACGTGGGCCAGCGGGGACTCCTCAGCCAGCTCACAGCGTGGGCAGCGGCTCCCTCCACCCACCTGTGTGCCTTCTCCTCCACACCATCAATGAGCAGGATGGGCCGGCCCACAGCACCAGTACTGAGCCGCAGGGCTGA
- the wbp1lb gene encoding WW domain binding protein 1-like b isoform X2 produces the protein MPFNRGPALSLLHCEGVNNQSYFCESGHCCGESQCCSYYYELWWFWLVWAIIFILSCCCVCHHRRTKHRLQQQQRQHEINLIAYREAHNYPPVPFYFRFLPNYLLPEYEEVVNRPPTPPPPYTALHAGPSSVASSPLASEQQDGQCSAVQSPPVAPASDGLCCRPSIEEPQPPTLDFRPKPDTKSMQTSQDSGVILLSDGLNMEGLTNQEKKTGSGDESCKDPLLKDFSLSEGCTEDKERLPNGRRRRFTGDSGIEVCVCGPRGSSSCTGAGGTGQDGKELRELESLLGRDADEDDEEGEEAGDFCDSCGHRASYSVEEEQVLGGVERRAGRGPAGTPQPAHSVGSGSLHPPVCLLLHTINEQDGPAHSTSTEPQG, from the exons ATGCCATTCAATCGAGGACCTGCACTG AGCCTGCTCCACTGTGAGGGTGTCAACAATCAGAGCTACTTCTGTGAGTCCGGACACTGCTGCGGAGAGTCCCAGTGCTGCAGCTACTACTATGAGCTCTGGT GGTTTTGGCTGGTGTGGGCGATCATCTTCATTTTGAGCTGCTGCTGCGTGTGTCACCATCGCCGCACTAAACAccggctgcagcagcaacaacggCAGCACGAGATCAACCTCATAGCTTATCGTGAAGCACACAACTACCCCCCTGTGCCCTTTTACTTCA ggTTTCTGCCCAACTACCTCCTCCCTGAATATGAAGAGGTGGTCAATCGACCACcgactcctccccctccttacACTGCCTTACATGCAGGCCCATCCTCGGTGGCTTCGAGTCCCCTGGCTTCTGAGCAGCAGGACGGACAATGTTCAGCCGTCCAGTCCCCTCCAGTTGCTCCAGCCTCTGATGGTCTGTGTTGCAGACCCAGCATAGAGGAACCACAACCTCCTACCTTAGACTTTAGGCCAAAGCCTGATACCAAATCCATGCAAACATCACAAGATTCAGGTGTGATACTCCTGTCAGATGGGCTCAACATGGAGGGACTCAccaaccaggagaaaaaaactGGAAGTGGGGACGAGTCCTGCAAAGACCCCCTGCTAAAGGATTTCAGCCTGTCAGAAGGTTGTACCGAGGATAAAGAGCGGCTCCCCAATGGAAGGCGGAGACGATTCACAGGGGACTCTGGgatagaggtgtgtgtgtgcggccCACGTGGAAGCAGCAGTTGCACTGGAGCTGGAGGGACAGGCCAGGACGGCAAGGAGTTGAGGGAGCTGGAGAGCCTGCTGGGGCGGGATGCAGATGAAGACgatgaggagggagaggaggcggGCGACTTCTGTGACAGCTGCGGACATCGCGCCTCCTATAGTgtggaggaggagcaggtgCTCGGGGGGGTGGAGAGGAGGGCCGGACGTGGGCCAGCGGGGACTCCTCAGCCAGCTCACAGCGTGGGCAGCGGCTCCCTCCACCCACCTGTGTGCCTTCTCCTCCACACCATCAATGAGCAGGATGGGCCGGCCCACAGCACCAGTACTGAGCCGCAGGGCTGA